In a genomic window of Diabrotica undecimpunctata isolate CICGRU chromosome 2, icDiaUnde3, whole genome shotgun sequence:
- the LOC140433656 gene encoding uncharacterized protein has translation MRKNKREILKEFLPIRNRVEHSSVFGIYKYCVLVSYFLKKNKAVVVVSTLHSIVDIDESTGDKNKLEIVTFYNMTKVGVDLVDQLCQHNNVAGNIRHWPMVLFYNLANIFAINALCIYRYHHHMNEKIPRVRFLQNLSWQLIKPQIERRSQNPNILRQLRQREKKLLGIKEDEQPAEAKPGSRKLYSKFGK, from the coding sequence ATGAGAAAGAATAAAAGGGAAATACTAAAGGAATTCCTTCCAATACGAAATAGAGTGGAGCACTCCTCCGTATTCGGTATTTACAAATACTGCGTTTTAGTGTCCTATTTTTTGAAAAAGAACAAGGCTGTAGTAGTTGTATCCACATTACATTCCATCGTTGATATAGATGAGTCTACTGgagataaaaataaacttgagATTGTGACTTTTTATAATATGACCAAAGTTGGCGTCGACCTGGTTGACCAGCTTTGTCAACACAATAATGTTGCGGGCAACATTAGACATTGGCCGATGGTACTGTTCTACAATCTGGCAAATATTTTCGCAATAAATGCTCTCTGCATTTACAGATATCACCATCATATGAACGAGAAAATACCACGTGTGCGGTTCTTGCAAAACCTGAGTTGGCAGTTGATCAAACCTCAAATAGAACGAAGGTCCCAAAATCCAAACATTTTAAGGCAACTACGACAACGTGAAAAAAAGCTGCTTGGTATTAAGGAAGATGAGCAGCCAGCCGAAGCTAAACCTGGATCCAGAAAATTGTATTCCAAATTTGGAAAATAG